The genomic region gcagcaagcagcagtaacagcagcagcagcagcagtaacagtagcagcagtaacagcagcagcagcagtagcagcaacagcagtaagcagcagtacagcagcagcagtaacagcagcagcagcagcagtaacagcagcagtaaacagcagcagtaacagcagcagtaacacagcagcagcagtaacagcagcagcagaaatagcagcagtacagcagcagtaacagcagcagaaacagcagcagtaactccGTAGATTATCCACCAGAGTGCAGGATCTTCATCTGTGTAGGatgtttatttgaatgtgtaATAACTTCCTAAAGACAAAATGTAATTCACAGACAAGTTACGTAAAATCCCATTGCCCCGCCGCATATTTCCTCAACTCTCGCAGTTTTTGCCCGGTGACTCCATTGTCATTAAACGCAGCAGTGGTTGTGTAAGCTGGCGATCCCCGCCGTGGTTGCCGAGGCTGTTCCGAAGCTTCCAAGTTGGAAAGTCCAAGTTCACTCTACAAATGGAAAGCATCCATTAGGTTGGCCTTAgatttctgcatggagtttgcatgttctccggtATGCGCGGGTTTTCTCCggtccaaacacatgcaatgtggggattaggtgaattggacactctaaattgaccataggagtgagtgtgagagtgaatggttgtttgtctctagctgtgtgtggccctccgatggactggtgaactgtccagggtgtaccccgcctatcgcccgatgtagctgagattggcacagcaccccccgcgaccctctggtggaggataaagcggtagatgatgactgactgactgactctctgtgtgtctgcagatgaTGTGGACCGTTGTGATCCTGCTGGCTGCTGCTCTACATGTGGGtgagtgtcatcatcatcatcatcgtcatcaatttcttactttaatctcagaggttctgactttaatctcggaatTTTTGACTTTATACTCAggtttctgactttaatctcagaacttctgactttaatctcgaacttctgactttaatctcagatctctgactataatctcagaatttctgactttaagaTCAGAATTCTTTCTTTGCTGTTTGAAGTGAATCAACTGGTTTCACTTACTCATCTAGATTGTATTGCCATGTTTAGGGCtagaaattaaataattgattaaatcagaaaataatagaatagaGAATAGACTTGGATtctgttgaatgtgtgtgtaccctTGCAAAGTTGTGGACTCTTTGGTTTTGTCTGTAGGAACCTTCTCCTCTCTGAAAATACACCTAGAATGTCTGTAACTCTGGATTTTTCTTGAAAGTTCTCAAGTCTGTCCATGATCTACGCTTCATCctcaactattcactctcacattcacacctgtaaCCCATTTACCAGATCCCCGGGTCTTCTGGCCCAGTCCTTAAGTCCTTGTCTGAAGGAACCTTGGTTTTAATGAATATTGTAAAGAAATAAGAAGGAAGCCTCTGGTCACAGTCCCAgtgttcttctcctcctgcctgtAGAATCTTATGGGATGCACGGTCAGGAGCGTTTATTCCACGGTCGCCAGCTGAAGATCTACTTGAACAAGAACTGTGATAAGCTGGAGTTCATCCCAGCGGATGATCCCTACAACTCCATCCTGTACTGGGACCGACTCATGGGCAGGTGAGGAAACAGCTGAAGGACAAGGTCGATGTCCATCAGTCGCAGGGTGACGTTCACGCACTTACATTATGATACGATGTCTCTGCAGGGCGAGGAAGGGTCGCGTGTCGGGCACGGGCTCTGACCGACGATGGTTCATCGACAAGGTAAACACAGACGCGTGCACACCTGGGCCTGACACGTCTGTAGAGCTGCTGTGAATGGATTAGGGCCACGGTTCTCAATATgtggtgatattattggtatcgtgtgTCGTGTATGGTGAGGTTATCCCGTGAGTCCCACCGCTAATGTTGTTCTAATGTAGTTGTTCAAATCCAATCCACTTATGTGATTAATAGATGTTTAAAGCATGTATTTAGAAACTTGAACGACTCCAATCACGACCTACTTTATGTGACGCTGAGTATTTTCCAGCCTCGTGAACGTTGAGTACCAATGGAATGTTTCACAGGAGAGACGGGAAGCTTGATAAACGAGTATTGCGTTGACTCGCACTCGTGTCAAACAATGATCTGTGTTGAATCTCGCTGCATTGTGGATTTGTGAAGCAGGAAGTATCATTTTCTTCAACTTCAATATAACTGGTTCAGTATATGTAGTATATGTAATGTTCACGGAAgagtaacaacaaaaaactgcatgcatctcagaatttctgactttaatctcagaatgtctgactttaatctcagaatgtctgactttaatctcagatttctgactttaattttagcatttctgactttaatcttagaatttctgactttaatctcataatttctgactttaatctcagatttcgcactttaatctcaaatttgactttaatctcagattttgacttcaatctcagatttctgactttaatctcatatcTCAGAATTTCTAACTTTAATCTTataatttctgactttaatctcagatttctgactttagtcttagaatttctgactttaatgtcagaatttCCTGTCctgagttttcagcttcttaaatgttaataaatacatttaaaacatggacAGATTCATGAATTATGCAAATAATTGTTCGTGATGACATGTGTTTGTATCCGTCTGTCTCAGGTGACTTATGAGGACCAGGGGACATACGTTCAGAGAGACTTCTGGAATAAAGAGGTCTCCACCATCAAAGTGGCTGTGACGAGTAAGTTTCCAGAATCCTGTCATGAATCAATCCCAGCTTAAATTTGCCGCTTCATCACAGCtggaaactgacattttaaatgtaactctcccacaccaaaacccATTGAGAAAAGTGCGTTTTAAGCTTGTGTGGATCTGCTGCTCtatgctgcctcgtgtggtgagtgtgtgtcactcaggttGATGTTTGAATGTACTGACGGATGCCGCGGTGGATCGTTAGCTTCCGCAGGTTTTCTGGattctggactttggtgtggttaGGTAAACTCACAGGCTTCATTCCTCTCGTCTCGTCTGTAGCCAGACTGAACTTTGAGAAGTGCGTCGCAGGAGAGAGTCTCTACATCCCACTTGAGGGCCTCGACCTGGCCGACGCTGAACTCATCTTCACCGGACAGAGCGCCAACGTGACGCTGGTGAGATGAACGAGTGAGGGATTGAGATGGTTTTTAATAACCTGTCCTGGAAGAATTAAATGTCAAGCAGCAGCTTACCAACAACTTGGTCTTGTCTTCTTCAGGTGCATGATGGTGCTCCAGTAGGCCAAAACCTCCCAGATTACTGGAACCGGGTTGAGACCCACAGTCTGAGGCTGGAGATCAAATCCGTGAACACCACCGATGAGGGACGTTACT from Solea senegalensis isolate Sse05_10M linkage group LG6, IFAPA_SoseM_1, whole genome shotgun sequence harbors:
- the LOC122771370 gene encoding uncharacterized protein LOC122771370: MMWTVVILLAAALHVESYGMHGQERLFHGRQLKIYLNKNCDKLEFIPADDPYNSILYWDRLMGRARKGRVSGTGSDRRWFIDKVTYEDQGTYVQRDFWNKEVSTIKVAVTTRLNFEKCVAGESLYIPLEGLDLADAELIFTGQSANVTLVHDGAPVGQNLPDYWNRVETHSLRLEIKSVNTTDEGRYLLKDRKGREVSITKMDLTDHHETTDGNPLMALLLLLGIPAGICCCCRKKIFKKKATTAATLQTTPDAVHPPPSGPVGPSPPYSAPGQPGTVYYHGPSPGMGPAGHPPPAGPGQWNGPPPSPVSVFIHIHPIT